The Faecalibacterium prausnitzii genome includes a window with the following:
- a CDS encoding aldose epimerase, with the protein MNQITTQYVTEGGACYEQYVITDPAAKTALTITPERGGMITGFTLDGDEYIWTRRPNFSECNRPRFGVPVLFPSCGNPDGGVHLFDGKAYPMECHGFADLCAWEVESVGPDGVTLILESTPLTKFLYPFDFTLLVNYDLNGTTASISMTVINEGDVPMPFSFGYHPYFTASALENVDFDIRCKTCSENAKGEQPAAPEKITLTRKEGADNTIRLMTGVEFPMSFTDKGNGHKVTVDADDSFNNGVLWQQDAESFVCMEPWNGWANSVNEEGKHEVLEPDEALTSEWTITIEKV; encoded by the coding sequence ATGAATCAGATCACGACTCAGTATGTTACCGAAGGCGGTGCCTGCTACGAGCAGTACGTCATCACTGACCCCGCTGCCAAGACGGCCCTGACCATCACCCCGGAGCGCGGTGGTATGATCACCGGCTTCACGCTGGACGGCGACGAGTACATCTGGACCCGCCGCCCCAACTTCAGCGAGTGCAACCGCCCCCGGTTCGGTGTGCCGGTGCTCTTCCCCAGCTGCGGCAACCCGGACGGCGGCGTCCATCTGTTCGACGGCAAGGCCTACCCCATGGAGTGCCACGGCTTCGCCGACCTGTGCGCCTGGGAGGTGGAGAGTGTCGGACCCGACGGTGTGACGCTGATCCTGGAGTCCACCCCGCTGACCAAGTTCCTCTACCCGTTTGATTTCACCCTGCTGGTGAACTACGACCTGAACGGCACCACCGCTTCCATCAGCATGACCGTCATCAACGAGGGCGATGTCCCGATGCCCTTCAGCTTCGGCTATCACCCCTATTTCACGGCCTCCGCTCTGGAGAATGTGGATTTTGACATCCGGTGCAAGACCTGCTCCGAGAACGCCAAGGGCGAGCAGCCCGCCGCTCCGGAGAAGATCACCCTGACCCGCAAGGAAGGCGCCGACAACACCATCCGCCTGATGACGGGCGTGGAGTTCCCGATGAGCTTCACCGACAAGGGCAACGGCCACAAGGTCACGGTGGACGCCGACGACAGCTTCAACAACGGTGTGCTCTGGCAGCAGGACGCGGAGAGCTTCGTCTGCATGGAGCCTTGGAACGGTTGGGCCAACAGCGTCAACGAAGAAGGAAAGCACGAGGTCCTGGAGCCGGATGAGGCCCTGACCAGCGAGTGGACCATTACCATCGAGAAAGTCTAA
- a CDS encoding cytochrome C, protein MKLKNAAVVAAALALAVGMTACGSSSSSTAASSTASSVASSVAASSEAASSEAVVEPAEYTVYNTTGSTVSELYLYVAGSEDKGENLAGEGLADGENVVLTLPEDADQSAKYVLEFTTEDGTTQSFDTLSYEVAPISLLSADAAAGATPISFTAPEK, encoded by the coding sequence ATGAAATTGAAAAATGCTGCTGTCGTCGCTGCTGCTCTGGCACTGGCCGTCGGCATGACCGCCTGCGGTTCTTCCTCTTCCTCTACCGCTGCTTCTTCCACCGCCTCTTCCGTGGCTTCCTCTGTTGCGGCTTCTTCCGAGGCTGCAAGCTCTGAGGCTGTTGTCGAGCCCGCTGAGTACACCGTGTACAACACCACCGGTTCCACCGTTTCCGAGCTGTACCTGTATGTTGCCGGCTCTGAGGACAAGGGCGAGAATCTGGCCGGTGAGGGTCTGGCAGACGGCGAGAACGTCGTTCTGACCCTGCCGGAGGATGCTGACCAGTCCGCAAAGTACGTCCTGGAGTTCACTACCGAGGACGGTACCACCCAGAGCTTCGACACTCTGAGCTACGAGGTCGCTCCCATCTCCCTGCTGAGCGCTGACGCCGCAGCAGGTGCTACCCCCATCAGCTTCACCGCTCCGGAGAAGTAA
- a CDS encoding gluconate 5-dehydrogenase, with protein MNLSAFDLKGKVALITGGAHGIGFSIAVGMAQCGATVCFNCSNEGSLEKGIAAYKEAGVEAHGYVADVTDEAAVNAMVAKIKEEVGPVDILVNNAGLMKRVPMIEMSHTDFLRVIDVHVGGAFNCSKAVLPDMIAKREGKIINICSMMSELGRETVSAYAAAKGALKMLTKNIASEYGEYNIQCNGMGPGYIATAQTAPLREIQPDGSRHPFDTFICAKTPAGRWGDPEDMVGPCVFLASHASDFVNGQILYADGGILAYIGKQPK; from the coding sequence ATGAATCTGTCTGCATTTGATCTGAAGGGCAAGGTCGCCCTCATCACCGGCGGCGCACACGGCATCGGCTTCTCCATTGCCGTTGGCATGGCACAGTGCGGCGCTACCGTCTGCTTCAACTGCTCCAACGAGGGCAGCCTGGAAAAGGGCATTGCCGCCTACAAGGAGGCCGGTGTTGAGGCACACGGCTATGTGGCCGATGTCACCGACGAGGCCGCCGTCAACGCCATGGTGGCCAAGATCAAGGAAGAGGTCGGCCCCGTGGACATTCTGGTCAACAACGCCGGTCTGATGAAGCGTGTGCCCATGATCGAGATGAGCCACACCGATTTCCTGCGCGTCATCGACGTGCACGTCGGCGGTGCGTTCAACTGCTCCAAAGCCGTCCTGCCCGACATGATCGCCAAGCGCGAGGGCAAGATCATCAACATCTGCTCCATGATGAGCGAGCTGGGCCGCGAGACCGTCTCCGCCTACGCTGCCGCCAAGGGTGCCCTGAAGATGCTGACCAAGAACATCGCCTCTGAGTACGGCGAGTACAACATCCAGTGCAACGGCATGGGCCCCGGCTACATTGCCACCGCCCAGACCGCTCCCCTGCGCGAGATCCAGCCGGACGGCAGCCGTCATCCCTTCGACACCTTCATCTGCGCCAAGACCCCCGCAGGCCGCTGGGGCGACCCCGAAGACATGGTCGGCCCCTGCGTCTTCCTGGCTTCTCACGCATCCGATTTCGTGAACGGCCAGATCCTCTACGCCGACGGCGGCATCCTTGCCTACATCGGCAAGCAGCCTAAGTAA
- the kduI gene encoding 5-dehydro-4-deoxy-D-glucuronate isomerase has translation MDIRYSCNQKDFKRYTTEEMRDEMLITGLYKADEVVAVYSHVDRMVTLGCMPVHETVSIDKGIDVWANFGTHYFLERREIGMFNIGKDSTGIVVADGVEYKLGYKDCLYITKGTKEVTFASADPEHPAKFYMVSAPAHCSYETRLIKMADANHRPLGSVETCNKRTINQFIHPDVLKTCQLSMGMTALEPGSNWNTMPSHTHERRMEIYTYFELPEGQVVFHMCGEPTQTRHIVMHNEDAVISPSWSIHSGVGTSNYTFIWAMGGENMEFDDMDNIATTDLR, from the coding sequence ATGGATATCCGCTATTCCTGCAACCAGAAGGATTTCAAGCGCTATACCACCGAGGAGATGCGCGACGAGATGCTCATCACCGGCCTGTACAAGGCCGATGAGGTCGTAGCCGTGTACAGCCATGTGGACCGCATGGTCACGCTGGGCTGTATGCCGGTGCACGAGACCGTGTCCATCGACAAGGGCATTGATGTCTGGGCCAACTTTGGCACCCACTATTTCCTCGAACGCCGCGAGATCGGCATGTTCAACATCGGCAAGGATTCCACCGGCATCGTGGTGGCCGACGGTGTCGAGTACAAGCTGGGCTATAAGGACTGCCTGTACATCACCAAGGGCACCAAGGAAGTGACGTTTGCTTCCGCCGACCCGGAGCATCCGGCCAAGTTCTACATGGTCTCCGCTCCGGCGCACTGCTCGTACGAGACCCGCCTCATCAAGATGGCCGATGCGAACCATCGTCCTCTGGGCAGCGTCGAGACCTGCAACAAACGCACCATCAACCAGTTCATCCACCCGGATGTTCTGAAGACCTGCCAGCTGAGCATGGGCATGACCGCGCTGGAGCCGGGTTCCAACTGGAACACGATGCCCAGCCACACCCATGAGCGGCGGATGGAGATCTACACCTACTTTGAACTGCCTGAGGGGCAGGTGGTGTTCCACATGTGCGGCGAGCCGACGCAGACCCGTCACATCGTGATGCACAACGAGGATGCTGTCATCAGCCCCTCGTGGAGCATCCACAGCGGTGTCGGCACCTCGAATTATACGTTCATCTGGGCAATGGGCGGCGAGAACATGGAGTTTGACGACATGGACAACATCGCCACCACCGACCTGCGCTAA
- a CDS encoding sugar kinase has translation MKVVTFGELMVRLQPFNYERFVQANSLEFTFGGGEANVAVSLANYGLDAAFVTKLPAHAIGQAAVNSLRRYGVDTSMITRGGDRVGIYYNEKGASQRGSVCIYDRANSAIQLAQPSDFDWDKIFEGVDWFHFTGITPALGENVVEICREACKAAKAHGVKISCDLNYRGKLWTREQARAAMTDLCQYVDVCISNEEDAKDVFGIEAEATDIYGGKLNAEGYKSVAKQLADKFHFEKVAITLRESHSAFDNGWSAMLYDVASNEYCFSKKYDLHIIDRVGGGDSFGGGLIYALLTGKSTQEAVEFAVAASALKHSIEGDYNMMTVSEVEKLAGGDGSGRIQR, from the coding sequence ATGAAAGTCGTTACTTTTGGCGAACTGATGGTCCGTCTGCAGCCGTTCAACTATGAGCGTTTCGTTCAGGCTAACAGCCTGGAGTTCACCTTCGGCGGCGGCGAGGCCAACGTTGCAGTCTCTCTGGCAAACTACGGCCTGGACGCTGCTTTCGTCACCAAGCTGCCCGCACATGCCATCGGCCAGGCCGCTGTCAACAGCCTGCGCCGCTACGGCGTCGATACCAGCATGATCACCCGCGGCGGTGACCGTGTCGGCATCTACTACAACGAGAAGGGCGCTTCCCAGCGTGGTTCCGTCTGCATCTACGACCGTGCCAACAGCGCCATCCAGCTGGCTCAGCCCTCTGACTTCGACTGGGACAAGATCTTCGAGGGCGTGGACTGGTTCCACTTCACCGGCATCACCCCGGCTCTGGGCGAGAACGTCGTTGAGATCTGCCGCGAGGCCTGCAAGGCTGCAAAGGCACACGGCGTGAAGATCAGCTGCGACCTGAACTACCGCGGCAAACTGTGGACCCGTGAGCAGGCCCGTGCTGCCATGACCGACCTGTGCCAGTATGTTGACGTCTGCATCTCCAACGAGGAGGATGCAAAGGACGTCTTCGGCATCGAGGCTGAGGCTACCGACATCTACGGCGGCAAGCTGAACGCTGAGGGCTACAAGAGCGTTGCCAAGCAGCTGGCTGACAAGTTCCACTTCGAGAAGGTCGCCATCACCCTGCGTGAGTCTCACAGCGCATTCGACAACGGCTGGAGCGCAATGCTGTACGATGTTGCTTCCAACGAGTACTGCTTCTCCAAGAAGTATGACCTGCACATCATCGACCGCGTTGGCGGCGGCGACTCCTTCGGCGGCGGCCTGATCTACGCTCTGCTGACCGGCAAGAGCACCCAGGAGGCTGTTGAGTTCGCAGTTGCTGCTTCTGCTCTGAAGCACTCCATCGAGGGCGACTACAACATGATGACCGTCTCCGAGGTCGAGAAGCTGGCTGGCGGCGACGGCTCCGGCCGTATCCAGCGCTGA
- the eda gene encoding bifunctional 4-hydroxy-2-oxoglutarate aldolase/2-dehydro-3-deoxy-phosphogluconate aldolase produces the protein MNPIVEKVYQIGIIPVIAFNSVDEALPLCKALAEGGLPAAEVTFRTACAEECIRKIHDEMPEMLLGAGTVLTTEQADRAMAAGASFIVAPGFDPEVCKHVIDKGGIMMPGTASAGEMQQAMNLGCEALKFFPAEANGGVNMLKNIGAALKGARWMCTGGVNAKNVNDYLGYDQIFAVGGTWMCKSDVIKAGDWAKITAQSKEAVDTMLGLKLMHVGINTGNEEEAMKVANLIGGLLNMKVAPGNSSIFVGNKEFEIMKKPGRGTNGHIAIGCNNVDRAIYHLTQRGVKFDLDSKNVKNGKTVACYFADEIGGFAFHLVQA, from the coding sequence ATGAATCCCATTGTCGAAAAGGTCTATCAGATCGGCATTATCCCTGTTATCGCTTTCAACAGCGTGGACGAGGCCCTGCCCCTGTGCAAGGCTCTGGCAGAGGGCGGCCTGCCCGCTGCTGAGGTCACTTTCCGCACCGCATGTGCTGAGGAGTGCATCCGCAAGATCCACGATGAGATGCCCGAAATGCTGCTGGGCGCCGGCACTGTCCTGACCACCGAGCAGGCAGACCGCGCAATGGCAGCAGGTGCTTCCTTCATCGTGGCTCCCGGCTTTGACCCCGAAGTCTGCAAGCACGTCATCGACAAGGGCGGCATCATGATGCCCGGCACCGCTTCCGCAGGCGAGATGCAGCAGGCCATGAACCTGGGCTGCGAGGCTCTGAAGTTCTTCCCGGCTGAGGCCAACGGCGGCGTGAACATGCTGAAGAACATCGGCGCTGCCCTGAAGGGTGCCCGCTGGATGTGCACCGGCGGCGTCAACGCCAAGAACGTCAACGATTACCTGGGCTACGACCAGATCTTCGCCGTCGGCGGCACCTGGATGTGCAAGAGCGACGTCATCAAGGCTGGCGACTGGGCAAAGATCACCGCACAGAGCAAGGAAGCCGTTGACACCATGCTGGGTCTGAAGCTGATGCACGTCGGCATCAACACCGGCAACGAGGAAGAGGCCATGAAGGTCGCCAACCTCATCGGCGGTCTGCTGAACATGAAGGTCGCTCCCGGCAACTCCAGCATCTTCGTCGGCAACAAGGAGTTCGAAATCATGAAGAAGCCCGGCCGCGGCACCAATGGCCACATCGCCATCGGCTGCAACAACGTGGACCGCGCCATCTATCACCTGACCCAGCGCGGCGTGAAGTTCGACCTGGACTCCAAGAACGTCAAGAACGGCAAGACCGTCGCCTGCTACTTCGCAGACGAGATCGGCGGCTTCGCCTTCCATCTCGTTCAGGCCTGA
- a CDS encoding HAD-IIB family hydrolase: MSNTTSPRLVALDLDGTLLNHQGQVTPRTRQAIAEAVARGIVVLPATGRPLSNLPPVVAQLTGIRYAITSNGAAVWDLGTDPMSAVYSRYCNAAEHRTTEPVSLIARPMPVELAREAFALYMEYPGAMSVFCDGRTYRDTVAMERFARRNARRGSTEARQPNDGRFTVVRDLTEWMSRHAHEVEKFCMFFDTAEQAQAALPRFRALAGAEVVQGSPDNIELTAQGVDKGTALLALADLLHIPRESTVAVGDSENDRAMLEKAGIAAVMANGMPHIQALADLVSTNDCDHDGVAELFERLGL; the protein is encoded by the coding sequence ATGTCAAACACCACTTCTCCCCGCCTCGTGGCCCTTGACCTCGACGGCACCCTTCTGAATCATCAGGGGCAGGTCACGCCCCGCACCCGGCAGGCCATCGCGGAGGCAGTCGCCCGCGGCATCGTGGTCCTGCCCGCCACCGGGCGGCCGCTGTCCAATCTTCCACCGGTCGTGGCCCAGCTGACCGGCATCCGCTACGCCATCACCTCCAACGGTGCCGCCGTCTGGGACCTGGGCACCGACCCCATGAGCGCCGTCTACAGCCGCTACTGCAATGCTGCCGAACACCGCACCACCGAGCCGGTCTCCCTCATCGCGCGGCCCATGCCGGTGGAGCTGGCGCGGGAGGCCTTTGCACTTTATATGGAATACCCCGGCGCGATGAGCGTCTTCTGCGATGGCCGCACCTACCGTGACACCGTCGCCATGGAGCGGTTCGCCCGCCGGAACGCCCGGCGCGGCTCCACCGAGGCCCGCCAGCCCAACGACGGCCGGTTCACGGTCGTGCGGGACCTCACCGAGTGGATGAGCCGCCATGCCCACGAGGTGGAGAAGTTCTGCATGTTCTTCGATACAGCGGAGCAGGCGCAGGCCGCCCTCCCCCGCTTCCGGGCCCTTGCCGGGGCCGAGGTCGTGCAGGGCTCACCGGACAACATCGAGCTCACGGCGCAGGGTGTAGACAAGGGCACGGCCCTGCTGGCGCTGGCCGACCTGCTGCACATCCCCCGCGAATCCACCGTGGCCGTGGGCGACAGCGAGAACGACCGCGCCATGCTGGAAAAGGCTGGCATTGCCGCTGTGATGGCCAACGGGATGCCCCACATCCAGGCTCTGGCCGACCTTGTGAGCACGAACGACTGCGACCACGACGGCGTGGCCGAGCTGTTTGAGCGGCTGGGGCTGTGA
- a CDS encoding phosphatase PAP2 family protein, with product MNTRSLRSRLKPHLWFQAYWVVYLVWFFWLDLTITDPKYIIHSPIDDFIPFNEWFVFPYCSWFLLLAVVTALLWWNDTESYDKLCLMMFSGMTFCLILYMILPNGLDIRPTAEAVGRDNIAMQIMQLLWKADASVNVCPSIHCQSSGCMALAFSQSRLAKGRPGLKVLAWVWAALICASTVFTKQHSILDVVCGLALVAVWVPILSAKKTKKAA from the coding sequence ATGAATACACGCTCGCTGCGCTCCCGCCTGAAGCCGCATCTGTGGTTTCAGGCATATTGGGTGGTGTATCTGGTCTGGTTTTTCTGGCTGGACCTGACCATCACCGACCCGAAGTACATCATCCACAGCCCCATTGACGACTTCATCCCCTTCAATGAGTGGTTCGTTTTCCCGTATTGCAGCTGGTTTTTGCTGCTGGCGGTGGTCACAGCGCTGCTCTGGTGGAACGACACGGAAAGCTACGACAAGCTCTGCCTGATGATGTTCTCCGGCATGACCTTCTGCCTCATTCTCTATATGATACTGCCCAACGGTCTGGACATCCGCCCCACGGCGGAGGCCGTCGGCCGCGACAACATCGCGATGCAGATCATGCAGCTCCTCTGGAAGGCGGATGCCTCGGTCAATGTCTGCCCGTCCATCCACTGCCAGAGTTCCGGCTGCATGGCGCTGGCGTTCTCTCAGAGCAGGTTGGCAAAAGGCCGCCCCGGCCTGAAGGTGCTGGCCTGGGTGTGGGCTGCCCTCATCTGCGCCTCCACCGTCTTCACAAAACAGCATTCCATCCTTGATGTGGTCTGCGGTCTGGCGCTGGTGGCCGTCTGGGTGCCGATCCTTTCTGCCAAAAAGACGAAGAAAGCGGCTTGA
- a CDS encoding GntR family transcriptional regulator, with translation MAVRSAREAAYETIRSRIITMELKPGDELNDHALAQEMGISRTPMREALIMLNIAHMVTIKPQSGTYVAPIDLTLMEMEQFARYTLEKEILNHIRGRLTGEQERAYRLLIEQYRVLESDSGAENRETRMLELDNAFHRRAFELCGMEAHFDHMLSTFQHIERLRKFSLQTDENKSVCGAHTRILEAVLHGSEDDVGRTLHEHLNRYKLSVEQARAIHPDYFIEG, from the coding sequence ATGGCAGTACGGAGTGCACGGGAGGCTGCATACGAGACCATCCGCAGCCGTATCATTACAATGGAACTCAAGCCTGGCGATGAGCTCAATGACCATGCACTGGCGCAGGAGATGGGCATCAGCCGCACCCCCATGCGGGAGGCACTGATCATGCTCAACATCGCTCACATGGTCACCATCAAGCCGCAGAGCGGCACCTATGTTGCCCCCATCGACCTGACGCTCATGGAGATGGAGCAGTTTGCGCGCTATACGCTGGAAAAGGAGATCCTGAACCACATCCGCGGGCGGCTGACCGGCGAGCAGGAGCGGGCTTACCGCCTGCTCATTGAGCAGTACCGTGTGCTGGAGAGCGACTCCGGCGCCGAGAACCGCGAGACCCGGATGCTGGAACTTGACAACGCCTTCCACCGCCGCGCGTTCGAGCTGTGCGGCATGGAAGCGCACTTCGATCACATGCTGTCCACCTTCCAGCACATCGAGCGGCTGCGCAAGTTCAGCTTGCAGACCGACGAGAATAAATCCGTCTGCGGGGCCCATACCCGCATTCTGGAGGCCGTCCTCCACGGCAGCGAGGACGATGTCGGCCGCACCCTGCACGAGCACCTGAACCGCTATAAGCTCTCGGTGGAACAGGCCAGAGCCATCCATCCGGATTACTTCATTGAAGGGTAA
- the uxuA gene encoding mannonate dehydratase, protein MPMKMGWRWYGEGNDPITLNDIKQIPGVTSIVWALHDKMPGEIWEVDEIQKVADQIHAYGFDMDVVESVNVHDDIKIGLPTRDQYIENYKQCIRNLSKFGVKVICYNFMPIFDWTRTDLFHPVGDGSTALFYQKDMIQNDYKAMADYILGFTEKYNMTFPGWEPERMAKLDELFKAYAPVTKEKLWENLKYFLEALMPTCRECDIKMAIHMDDPPWDIFGLPRLLVDAESIDRFLSMVDDEYNCLTLCSGSLNANPNNNVAEIVRKHCDRIAFAHIRNIHHFPNGDFSEAAHRDCCGETGIIEILRAYHDGGYEGYIRPDHGRQLWEEGPGNCRPGYGKYDRALGIQYMLGVWDLLDRLDEEKKKG, encoded by the coding sequence ATGCCTATGAAAATGGGTTGGCGTTGGTATGGTGAGGGCAACGACCCCATCACGCTGAACGACATCAAGCAGATCCCCGGCGTGACCAGCATCGTCTGGGCACTGCACGACAAGATGCCCGGCGAGATCTGGGAGGTCGATGAGATCCAGAAGGTCGCAGACCAGATCCACGCCTACGGCTTCGATATGGACGTTGTGGAATCGGTCAACGTCCATGACGACATCAAGATCGGCCTGCCGACGCGCGACCAGTATATCGAGAACTACAAGCAGTGCATCCGCAACCTGTCCAAGTTCGGCGTCAAGGTCATCTGCTACAACTTCATGCCCATCTTTGACTGGACCCGCACCGACCTGTTCCACCCCGTCGGCGATGGTTCCACCGCTCTGTTCTATCAGAAGGACATGATCCAGAACGACTACAAGGCCATGGCCGACTATATCCTGGGCTTCACCGAGAAGTACAACATGACCTTCCCCGGCTGGGAGCCGGAGCGTATGGCCAAGCTGGACGAGCTGTTCAAGGCCTATGCCCCCGTCACCAAGGAGAAGCTGTGGGAGAATCTGAAGTATTTCCTGGAGGCTCTCATGCCCACCTGCCGCGAGTGCGACATCAAGATGGCCATCCACATGGACGATCCCCCTTGGGATATCTTCGGCCTGCCCCGCCTGCTGGTGGATGCCGAGAGCATCGACCGCTTCCTGAGCATGGTGGATGACGAGTACAACTGCCTGACCCTGTGCTCCGGCAGCCTGAACGCAAACCCCAACAACAACGTTGCTGAGATCGTCCGCAAGCACTGCGATCGCATCGCATTCGCACACATCCGCAACATCCATCACTTCCCCAACGGCGACTTCTCCGAGGCTGCTCACCGCGATTGCTGCGGCGAGACCGGCATCATCGAGATCCTGCGCGCCTACCATGACGGCGGCTACGAGGGCTACATCCGCCCCGACCACGGCCGTCAGCTGTGGGAGGAAGGCCCCGGCAACTGCCGCCCCGGCTACGGCAAGTATGACCGTGCGCTGGGCATCCAGTATATGCTGGGCGTCTGGGATCTGCTGGACCGTCTGGATGAAGAGAAAAAGAAAGGCTGA
- a CDS encoding mannitol dehydrogenase family protein, which translates to MKLSDIKNGNLSAEWAEKGYELPKFDVEAVKAKTHAEPTWVHFGAGNIFRAFPAAVLNDALNSGKYDRGVIVAESFDYEIIDKAYRPYDNLSLLVCLKSTGEIEKKVVASVTESLKADPSFTEDWARLVEIFQNPSLQMISFTITEKGYGVAPADLERGLTPVLAMGKVTALLYERFKAGKLPLTVQSMDNCSHNGDKVRNAVFTYASKWVEQGLVPAEFLAYVQDETKVTFPWSMIDKITPRPDAKVQKMLADDGFEDNYTIVTEKHTFTAPFVNAEETQYLCIEDHYTNGRPPLELGGVLYCDRETVDKIEKMKVCTCLNPLHTAMSIYGCMLDYTLISAEMADEDLRAFIQKIGYIEAMPVVVDPGVLNPYEFIGAVINRRLPNPFMPDAPQRIATDTSQKLAIRFGETIKAYEARGLDKSNLVLIPLVLAGYARYLKGIDDNGKAFEISPDPMLAELQAIVAPLEVKEGEQDFSCLKNLYSRADIFGVDLYAVGLGEQIEGMVKELYAGNGAVRKTLHKYVVAR; encoded by the coding sequence ATGAAGCTGTCTGATATCAAAAACGGCAATCTGTCCGCCGAGTGGGCAGAAAAAGGCTACGAGCTGCCCAAGTTCGATGTCGAGGCCGTCAAGGCCAAGACCCATGCAGAGCCGACCTGGGTGCACTTCGGTGCAGGCAACATCTTCCGCGCCTTCCCCGCAGCCGTCCTGAACGACGCCCTGAACAGCGGCAAGTATGACCGCGGCGTCATCGTGGCCGAGAGCTTCGACTATGAGATCATCGACAAGGCTTACCGCCCCTACGATAACCTGAGCCTGCTGGTCTGCCTGAAGTCCACCGGCGAGATCGAGAAGAAGGTCGTGGCCTCCGTGACCGAGAGCCTGAAGGCAGACCCCTCCTTCACCGAGGACTGGGCACGTCTGGTCGAGATCTTCCAGAACCCCAGCCTGCAGATGATCTCCTTCACCATCACCGAGAAGGGCTACGGCGTGGCTCCTGCGGACCTGGAGCGCGGCCTGACCCCCGTGCTGGCCATGGGCAAGGTCACCGCTCTGCTGTATGAGCGCTTCAAGGCCGGCAAGCTGCCCCTGACCGTGCAGAGCATGGACAACTGCTCTCACAACGGCGACAAGGTCAGGAATGCCGTCTTCACCTACGCTTCCAAGTGGGTCGAGCAGGGCCTGGTGCCCGCCGAGTTCCTCGCCTATGTGCAGGACGAGACCAAGGTCACCTTCCCCTGGAGCATGATCGACAAGATCACCCCGCGCCCCGACGCCAAGGTCCAGAAGATGCTGGCCGACGACGGCTTTGAGGACAACTACACCATCGTCACCGAGAAGCACACCTTCACCGCTCCCTTCGTCAACGCCGAGGAGACCCAGTATCTCTGCATCGAGGACCACTACACCAATGGCCGTCCTCCGCTGGAGCTGGGCGGTGTTCTGTACTGCGACCGCGAGACTGTCGATAAGATCGAGAAGATGAAGGTCTGCACCTGCCTGAACCCGCTGCACACCGCCATGTCCATCTATGGCTGCATGCTGGACTACACCCTCATCTCTGCCGAAATGGCCGATGAGGACCTGCGCGCCTTCATCCAGAAGATCGGCTACATCGAGGCTATGCCCGTCGTCGTCGATCCGGGCGTCCTGAACCCCTATGAGTTCATCGGCGCGGTCATCAACCGCCGCCTGCCCAACCCCTTCATGCCCGACGCACCCCAGCGTATCGCTACCGATACCTCCCAGAAGCTGGCCATCCGCTTCGGCGAGACCATCAAGGCTTACGAGGCCCGCGGCCTGGACAAGAGCAATCTGGTCCTGATCCCGCTGGTGCTGGCAGGCTATGCCCGCTACCTGAAGGGCATTGATGACAACGGCAAGGCCTTTGAGATCTCTCCCGATCCGATGCTGGCCGAGCTGCAGGCCATCGTGGCTCCGCTGGAAGTCAAGGAAGGCGAGCAGGATTTCAGCTGCCTGAAGAACCTGTACAGCCGCGCCGACATCTTCGGTGTGGACCTGTATGCGGTCGGTCTGGGTGAGCAGATTGAGGGCATGGTCAAGGAGCTGTATGCTGGCAACGGCGCAGTCCGCAAGACTCTGCACAAGTACGTCGTCGCTCGCTGA